Sequence from the Deltaproteobacteria bacterium genome:
CCTCGCATCGTATCTACAAGGTCTTCAAGCGTTGCTAAAATTGACATTTTTTTAATCCCCTCGATTCCCAACGTCTGATTTAAACTAAGCTAGATTCGTGCCAGATCTGTCTTGGCAGGGAGGTGCTAAAAGCCCTTTAGAATGGACTTGAAAGCAATCGTGTAAGACGGACTGATAGAGAGAATCTACAAAATGGTATGCCTACATGTAGGTTTACCTTCGAGTTTGTAGAATGTTTCTGGTGCAAAGAGGGCCGAGGGGCTCACGCACCGGTCTTAAGGGGAGAAGTGTTATGCCTAATGGAAAATTACAATCAGCGGTGTGCATCGCGGTAACTGGTGTCGTTTTGGGACTGGGTTTAGCAGGTATGATTTCTATGCCAGTGGGTGCAGGGATTGGTCTTGTAGGTGGAGTGTTCGCGGGCCTTATTGGGTAGGTCACTGCCGCGTCTTAAAGAAATTGTTTTGAGAGATGAGAATCGAAGCAGGGGCCTTCACCCTCCGGGGGAGGAGAGTGAAGGCGGCAATTCGACTGGGGTATGGCCAGCGTCGCTTCCGGCCATGGAGGGGAAAGGTTGGGGGGAACCTAAGAACCCAGTCGAACCACGCTTCGAGTCCGGACCTGGAGGATCCGGACACATTCTATTTGCCTCCTTTGGGGGGGCCGATTTAATTATCGGCAAACTGCACCGATTGGTTGCTTGAAAATGTAGGCCTCTGTCCTACATTTGTGATCTTGGTTATAAAAATGCCCTAAACAGGTGCTTTAAATTCAGACCAATCACTCATTATTAACGTATTGGCTCTGGGCTGAGCTACTCTCAACTCTTCTCTAAAGTGCTGATTCGAGGCGATATATGGCCTTAACTGTCTTTCTAAACTTTTTGTATCGCCGCTTGGATTGGAGTTTTGATCTTGCTGGATTTTTTTCTAAATCACGCGAGGCTTGCAGGCTCTTTTCCCTATCCAGCGTTTAAGCAAACCATAAACCGCCGACGCCATGGTTTATTCTAGGCGCTGAATGTTTGATCTCGGTAATGCCTTGTAAGACGACCCGCTTCTTCCTTTTCCTGCCTAACGCGCCTGTCGTAAGGTGACCTCCACGGGATTAAAGAAAAGGGTAGAGCAATGTCATTTGAAGCAGATGTAGCGATTGTAAGTGGTGCGGCCAGCGGAATGGGCGGCCTTTATGCGCGTAAGCTCCTCCAGGCCGGTGCCAAAGTAGGCGCCCTGGATATGGGTGAAGACGGCTTAAAGAAGCTTCAAAGTGAGTTTCCTGATCAGGTTTTACCCGTGGTGGTAGATATCAGCGACGCTGATGCTGTGACCCAAGCGGTGGCTCAGGTACGCGAAAAGTGGGGCTTCATCGACTTTGTTGTCCACGCAGCCGGCATTATGCCCACGGCAGAAATTATTTCAGATGAGCCGAACCGCATGCGTAAAATTATGCGAGTGAATTATGAAGGCACGCTCAATGTGGTGATGGAAACGGTGCCGCATATGGCGAAAGAAAATCGCGGTACCTTCATTGGTTTTGGTTCAATGGCTGGGTATGCGCCCACGCCGCACTTTGGTGCTTATTGTGCCAGTAAAGCTGCTGTGAACTCTTTCCTGGAGATTTTGGATAAAGAGCTACGTCACACCAATGTGAATATTCATCTCGTTTGTCCGCCCATGGTCAACACGCCTCTCGTCAATCAAGCAGTGGAAACGTCAAATCCCAAATCGCTACAAGAAGCTCTCGACCGCAAAATGCTAGCGGATCCAGAAGACATCGTTATGTCGATTGATAAGGGTGTTCATAAAGGTGTCTTTCAAATTATGCCTGGCCTTGCCAAAGCGCTTTATTTTTTGCGACGCTTCACACCGTCATTTCTTTGGTGGCTTATCCTCAAATCAGAGTATGGCGGTGAGGCATGAGCACTGAATATAAATGCATCCCTTTCGAACTCGATTACTACGAGTCGGCGCCTCAGAGGTTTGTTTATGAGCGAACGATTGAATGTTCTCCTGAGGAACTCTTCGACATATTCGAAGACGAGCATTCTTGGCCGGTGTGGGGCACAGGTATTGCCAAAGTAGATTGGACCAGTCCCAAGCCCTATCAGGTTGGCACCACGCGCACTGTTACCTTCCAGGGCGGCGGTATGGAGGTTTATGAAACCTTCATCGCTTGGGAGCGGGGTCAGCACATGGCTTTTTGCTTTACGGGTACCACGCAAGAGGTCTGGACAAGCTTCGGTGAGAACTATGTTGTGAAGGACTTGGGCGATGGAAGGTGTCATCTAACCTGGACTGTGGCCTACACGCCGTGCTCGGTATTCAAGATGATTCACCCACTGGTGAAGCCTGTGATGAAGTTTTGGTTGGGCATGTTGGCTAATAACCTCGGTAAATACGTCAATCGTAAGAAGCTCTCCTAGACTCCCTAAGTTGTTGAAATCGCGAACCTTCACTCTGCTGCGTCAGGGCGGGCGATCCTGAATTTTGCCGTTCGGACAAAATAGACGCAACCTAAGGACTTTATGTGCCGATACATGTCACAATAAACTTTAAGTCTTAAAGGAGCGCACCATGCCAGGCAGTATCGGAGGAGTTGGAGGACCGGGACCCATCTTTACAGATGTGAATCAGCCCGATGAATCCCATGTGGTTGTCCCTGGGGAAACCGCTACTATTTCGTTAGATGCGGGCGACCACCGCTCACAGCGTTGGAAAGTTCTCAACCAGCCAGAAGGCTTGAAGATTCGCGAACATATGGAACGCGACCCAACCATGCCATCGGGCGTGAAGACCGTTTACAGCTTGGTTGCCGATGAATCTCTATCTGGCCGCGCTTGCGTGGTGGACTTTGGCCTGATGCGCCGAGGCGAAGAGCAGCCAGCTTCTCGCTATTCAGCCGAGCTTTTTGTCTACGCCTAAGTCTTTGCTTTTCCCCGTTGATACCATGAATCCTGGCGATATCTTTCCGCAGGGCTCAACTCTATGCTAGCCATCGTATTCAGGAGGAGTGCTTGTGAATCGAGGCCAGGGCGCACAGCTTTGTACCAGTTGCCGTAAGCTTGTTTCGGCGGACGAAAAGGTCTGCCACCACTGCGGTGCCGTGAATCCCACGCTCTGGGGTTTTGGCCGCTCACTGCGCAAACTCTTTGGCGGCGAAGTTGATATCAGCAAAATCCTGATTGGGGTTTGCATTACACTTTACGCCGTGACCCTTTTGTTCGATCCGGTGGCAGCTTTCAGCGCTTCTGGTGGGCTGATGAATATGGGTTCTCCAGATTACAAAGGACTTTACCTTTTCGGGATGACCGGCAGTGTGGCGTGGAGCTGCGGGCATTTCTGGACACTCCTGACCGCGAATTTTCTTCACGGCAGCCTTTTGCACCTCCTATTTAATGTGATGTGGATGCGCAGCTTAGGCGAAATGGCCACCTCTCTCTTAGGGCCCGCTCGATTCTTCATCGTCTTTATCCTTACCGGGGTAGGCGGCTTTCTAACCTCTGTAATCTTCAGCCCTGCACCTACCATGGGCGCAAGTGCCGCCATTTTTGGTCTCATGGGCGTTCTGATTGGTTTCGGGAGACGCCGCGGTGGCGAACTTGGCAGCACGCTCAATCAGCAAATGCTGATGTGGGCCGGAATCGGTTTGGTCTTTGGTTTATCGGTACCAAATGTGAACAACTACGCTCACGTGGGTGGATTTATCACCGGCCTGGGCATGGCCTGGCTTCTGCCGAAGCGCGAAGGCCAAACTCAGGGTCGTGGTGTGATGCTTTTGGCTTTTGTGCTGGCGGTGTTAACCGTCGCAAGCTTCGGTTTATCCATCACCAATATGTGGTCGCCCGTCTTCGAGGGCGGGAATGTGTGTACTCGCTAAGAGCTTTTTAGAGCCCGTCTAAGCAAGACATGTATTCTGAGCTTGATTCCCAGGCACATCCGCCACCTGCGCCATAATTGCCGCATTGAGACTGCTCTAAACAAGCATATTCCGGGAGATATTCACACGTGGTAATCACGTTGGGGTTGGCTGAGCAAACTTGGCTGCTGCAACCACCTACGTAGCAAGCTGGGGTTTCCATGGCTTCGCTGCTGGTGACTTCAAGTCGTGTATGGGTGTTTAAGCCAATGGTTTGAACCCGTACCCAGGCTTGAACTTTG
This genomic interval carries:
- a CDS encoding SDR family oxidoreductase, which encodes MSFEADVAIVSGAASGMGGLYARKLLQAGAKVGALDMGEDGLKKLQSEFPDQVLPVVVDISDADAVTQAVAQVREKWGFIDFVVHAAGIMPTAEIISDEPNRMRKIMRVNYEGTLNVVMETVPHMAKENRGTFIGFGSMAGYAPTPHFGAYCASKAAVNSFLEILDKELRHTNVNIHLVCPPMVNTPLVNQAVETSNPKSLQEALDRKMLADPEDIVMSIDKGVHKGVFQIMPGLAKALYFLRRFTPSFLWWLILKSEYGGEA
- a CDS encoding SRPBCC family protein — translated: MSTEYKCIPFELDYYESAPQRFVYERTIECSPEELFDIFEDEHSWPVWGTGIAKVDWTSPKPYQVGTTRTVTFQGGGMEVYETFIAWERGQHMAFCFTGTTQEVWTSFGENYVVKDLGDGRCHLTWTVAYTPCSVFKMIHPLVKPVMKFWLGMLANNLGKYVNRKKLS
- a CDS encoding rhomboid family intramembrane serine protease; protein product: MNRGQGAQLCTSCRKLVSADEKVCHHCGAVNPTLWGFGRSLRKLFGGEVDISKILIGVCITLYAVTLLFDPVAAFSASGGLMNMGSPDYKGLYLFGMTGSVAWSCGHFWTLLTANFLHGSLLHLLFNVMWMRSLGEMATSLLGPARFFIVFILTGVGGFLTSVIFSPAPTMGASAAIFGLMGVLIGFGRRRGGELGSTLNQQMLMWAGIGLVFGLSVPNVNNYAHVGGFITGLGMAWLLPKREGQTQGRGVMLLAFVLAVLTVASFGLSITNMWSPVFEGGNVCTR